Proteins encoded in a region of the Streptomyces sp. NBC_00513 genome:
- a CDS encoding NACHT domain-containing NTPase: protein MTGFETVLLRVAGTAATTLLKSLLARAPGAGLTAHPARPAGRLRRPTELGDPEIRRLTRTLASRLGEEAARLPDHERSAVVDSVADTFAMVGRLDADALFAADLRPAALAAAIPPPRAAGLSEAAESVHRRLVELCCTHVVEYATTLPGFSARADVELVRRMAELARAVDRLSRTGDGAALAFEERYGRYIAEAHGRLQLFGLTFSQARREWPLDRAYISLAVSGERLLEEPGRTTPMSTELALGASERVLLRGPAGSGKSTLVQWLALNSARRTFGPGLRDWNLLVPFVLPLRSFNSPAGLPMPQDWLSATGVPLRAPDGWVESLLSAGRALVLVDGVDEVPPRLRDRTETWLRALLIAYPTARFVITTRPSAVPEDWLTGHGFSPLSLLPMERDGVGAFITHWHDSARAEGVSGQEREQLDTYEKSLIQAVSTRRDLGRLATNPLMCALLCALNRDRRMHLPRARKELYDAALDMLLVRRDTERDIAGVEGVYLSRDEQTVLLQRLAYWLIRNGQLVASFEEAIEMVGEWLDAMPQVRAQGSARRVFRHLLIRSGLLREPVPDSVQFVHRVFQDYLGAKAAVEARDFGVLVRNAHEDTWDDVIRMAVGHARPDERAHLLRELLRRADENERDRSRLVLLAAACLEHAPELDPEVWHEVETRTAHLLPPRSAAQAEELAKAGELVLELLPEPADLTEDEAAATIRTAALVGGDRALQVIAGFRSDDRYEVVHELSDSWGRFPNEAYADAVLSGAPVREGHLHLRTAEQLATYERLRHIHRVHLTWDGPIPPAISGRRDLEWLVMHRNPGLTDLSPLAGHPTLRHLGVLDCPQVTGVEVVTELAADSLAFGYLRDGLSLAPLAGAAGLRSLVIGFEPEQRRIGDVPAAGTLAALHIWQGARRMTLDGIDRWPGVRTLTIAGSGQYRQLTRELPLPDLDGLQIRHAAPVAIEALLPYERLTRLTLIRCALEGTLEPLRAFRGLRRLVLSECLGTVDLSPLADLEGLVVEVHRGTNVSGAERIAPEWLVRRD, encoded by the coding sequence ATGACAGGTTTCGAGACGGTTCTCTTACGGGTCGCGGGCACGGCGGCGACCACCCTGCTGAAGTCCCTCCTCGCCCGGGCCCCCGGCGCCGGCCTGACCGCCCACCCCGCCCGTCCCGCCGGCCGCCTGCGCCGACCGACGGAACTGGGCGACCCCGAGATCCGCCGACTCACCCGCACCCTGGCCTCCCGCCTGGGCGAGGAGGCGGCCCGGCTGCCGGACCACGAGCGGTCGGCCGTGGTGGACTCGGTGGCCGACACCTTCGCCATGGTGGGCCGGCTGGACGCCGACGCCCTCTTCGCCGCGGACCTGCGACCGGCGGCCCTGGCGGCGGCGATCCCGCCGCCCCGCGCGGCGGGCCTGAGCGAGGCCGCGGAGTCCGTCCACCGCCGGCTCGTCGAACTGTGCTGCACGCACGTGGTGGAGTACGCGACCACCCTGCCGGGCTTCTCCGCCCGGGCGGACGTGGAACTGGTCCGCCGGATGGCCGAGTTGGCCCGGGCGGTGGACCGGCTCTCGCGCACCGGCGACGGCGCGGCGCTCGCCTTCGAGGAGCGGTACGGCCGGTACATCGCCGAGGCGCACGGGCGACTCCAACTGTTCGGGCTCACCTTCAGTCAGGCCCGCCGGGAGTGGCCGCTGGACCGGGCGTACATCAGCCTGGCGGTCAGCGGCGAGCGACTCCTGGAGGAACCGGGCCGGACCACCCCGATGAGCACCGAACTGGCCCTCGGCGCCTCCGAGCGGGTGCTGCTGCGCGGTCCGGCGGGCTCGGGCAAGAGCACCCTCGTGCAGTGGCTGGCCCTGAACTCCGCCCGCCGCACCTTCGGCCCCGGCCTGCGGGACTGGAACCTCCTCGTCCCCTTCGTGCTGCCGCTGCGGTCCTTCAACTCCCCCGCGGGGCTGCCGATGCCGCAGGACTGGCTGAGCGCGACCGGGGTGCCGCTGCGGGCACCGGACGGCTGGGTGGAGTCCCTCCTCTCCGCCGGGCGGGCGCTGGTCCTGGTCGACGGGGTGGACGAGGTCCCGCCCCGCCTGCGCGACCGGACGGAGACCTGGCTCCGGGCCCTGCTCATCGCCTATCCCACGGCCCGGTTCGTGATCACCACCCGCCCCTCGGCCGTCCCGGAGGACTGGCTGACCGGGCACGGCTTCTCCCCCCTGTCGCTGCTGCCCATGGAGCGGGACGGCGTCGGGGCCTTCATCACGCACTGGCACGACTCCGCCCGGGCGGAGGGCGTCTCCGGGCAGGAGCGGGAGCAGCTCGACACGTACGAGAAGTCGCTCATCCAGGCGGTGAGCACGCGCCGGGACCTCGGCCGACTGGCCACCAACCCGCTGATGTGCGCCCTGCTGTGCGCCCTGAACCGGGACCGGCGGATGCATCTGCCCCGGGCCCGCAAGGAGCTGTACGACGCCGCGCTGGACATGCTCCTGGTCCGCCGGGACACCGAGCGGGACATAGCGGGGGTCGAGGGGGTCTACCTCAGCCGGGACGAGCAGACGGTGCTGCTCCAGCGGCTGGCGTACTGGCTCATCCGCAACGGGCAGTTGGTGGCCTCCTTCGAGGAGGCGATCGAGATGGTCGGCGAGTGGCTCGACGCGATGCCGCAGGTCCGGGCGCAGGGCAGTGCGCGCCGGGTGTTCCGGCATCTGCTGATCCGCTCCGGCCTGCTCCGGGAACCGGTTCCGGATTCCGTGCAGTTCGTCCACCGCGTCTTCCAGGACTACCTGGGGGCGAAGGCGGCCGTGGAGGCGCGGGACTTCGGCGTGCTGGTGCGCAACGCGCACGAGGACACCTGGGACGACGTGATCCGGATGGCGGTCGGACACGCCAGACCCGACGAACGGGCCCACCTGCTGCGGGAGTTGCTGCGGCGGGCCGACGAGAACGAACGGGACCGCAGCCGGCTGGTGCTGCTGGCGGCGGCCTGTCTGGAGCACGCCCCCGAGCTGGACCCGGAGGTGTGGCACGAGGTGGAGACCCGTACGGCGCACCTGCTGCCGCCGCGTTCGGCCGCGCAGGCCGAGGAGCTGGCCAAGGCGGGGGAACTGGTCCTGGAACTGCTGCCGGAACCGGCCGACCTCACCGAGGACGAGGCAGCCGCGACGATCCGGACGGCCGCGCTGGTCGGCGGGGACCGGGCGCTCCAGGTCATCGCGGGGTTCCGGTCGGACGACCGGTACGAGGTGGTGCACGAGCTGTCGGACTCGTGGGGGCGCTTCCCCAACGAGGCGTACGCGGACGCGGTGCTGTCCGGGGCGCCCGTACGCGAGGGCCACCTGCACCTGCGCACGGCCGAGCAGTTGGCGACCTACGAGCGGTTGCGGCACATCCACCGGGTCCACCTGACCTGGGACGGCCCGATCCCGCCGGCGATCTCGGGCCGGCGGGACCTGGAGTGGCTGGTCATGCACCGCAATCCGGGGCTGACCGACCTGTCCCCGCTGGCCGGGCATCCGACGCTGCGCCATCTGGGGGTGTTGGACTGCCCGCAGGTGACCGGGGTCGAGGTGGTGACCGAGCTGGCGGCGGACAGCCTCGCCTTCGGCTACCTGCGGGACGGACTCTCGCTGGCCCCGCTGGCCGGGGCCGCGGGGTTGCGCTCCCTGGTCATCGGGTTCGAGCCGGAGCAGCGGCGGATCGGGGACGTCCCGGCGGCGGGGACCCTGGCCGCGCTGCACATCTGGCAGGGCGCCCGCCGGATGACGCTGGACGGGATCGACCGGTGGCCCGGGGTGCGGACGCTGACGATCGCCGGGAGCGGCCAGTACCGGCAGTTGACGCGGGAGCTGCCGCTGCCGGACCTGGACGGGTTGCAGATCCGGCATGCCGCGCCGGTGGCGATCGAGGCGCTCCTGCCCTACGAGCGGCTGACCCGGCTGACCCTGATCAGGTGTGCGCTGGAGGGGACGTTGGAGCCGTTGCGCGCGTTCCGGGGGTTGCGGCGGCTGGTGCTGAGCGAGTGCCTGGGCACGGTGGACCTGTCGCCGCTCGCGGATCTGGAGGGCCTGGTCGTCGAGGTGCACCGGGGCACGAACGTGAGCGGGGCGGAACGGATCGCGCCGGAGTGGCTCGTCCGCAGGGACTGA
- a CDS encoding SDR family NAD(P)-dependent oxidoreductase, producing the protein MRLEPGQVAVVTGAASGIGLAMARRFAAEGLKVVLADVEEGALRKAADELTADGAEVLARPVDVSDRDSVIALADAAYEAFGAVHVLCNNAGVGSGAEGRMWEHEPNDWKWAFSVNVWGVFHGIQAFVPRMLAGGAPGHVVNTSSGDGGIAPLPTASVYAVTKAAVVTMTESLYAHLKAEGARVGASVLFPGPHMLRTGLWESHRNRPDRYAKERPRKSPYRSLDQYETAMREAGHAVEFTPVEEVAEHVVEGILADRFWMLPASEHSDRQIRARSRSMLDRANPAYLESFILD; encoded by the coding sequence ATGCGACTCGAACCGGGACAGGTGGCCGTCGTCACCGGCGCCGCGAGCGGCATCGGCCTCGCCATGGCCCGCCGCTTCGCCGCCGAGGGGCTGAAGGTGGTCCTCGCCGACGTGGAGGAGGGCGCCCTGCGCAAGGCCGCCGACGAACTGACGGCCGACGGCGCGGAGGTCCTCGCCCGGCCCGTCGACGTCAGCGACCGGGATTCCGTCATCGCCCTCGCCGACGCCGCGTACGAGGCCTTCGGCGCCGTCCACGTCCTGTGCAACAACGCGGGCGTCGGCTCCGGCGCCGAGGGCCGCATGTGGGAGCACGAACCCAACGACTGGAAGTGGGCCTTCTCCGTCAACGTCTGGGGCGTCTTCCACGGGATCCAGGCCTTCGTCCCGCGCATGCTCGCCGGCGGCGCACCCGGCCACGTCGTCAACACCTCCTCCGGCGACGGCGGCATCGCCCCGCTGCCCACCGCCTCCGTGTACGCCGTCACCAAGGCGGCGGTGGTCACCATGACCGAGTCGCTCTACGCCCACCTCAAGGCGGAGGGCGCCCGGGTCGGGGCCTCCGTCCTCTTCCCCGGGCCGCACATGCTGCGCACCGGACTGTGGGAGTCGCACCGCAACCGGCCCGACCGCTACGCGAAGGAACGGCCGCGCAAGTCCCCGTACCGCAGCCTCGACCAGTACGAGACGGCGATGCGCGAGGCCGGCCACGCGGTGGAGTTCACCCCGGTCGAGGAGGTCGCCGAGCACGTCGTCGAGGGCATCCTCGCCGACCGGTTCTGGATGCTCCCGGCCAGTGAGCACAGCGACCGGCAGATCCGCGCCCGGTCACGGTCGATGCTCGACCGCGCCAACCCCGCCTACCTGGAAAGTTTCATCCTCGACTGA
- a CDS encoding DEDDh family exonuclease: MTMLDDRTTAETMWPTAYPQGYAVVDVETTGLARDDRIVSAAVYRLDAQGNVEDHWYTLVNPRRDPGPVWIHGLTSAMLQDAPLFDDIAEEFAGRLADRVLVAHNAIFDWQMISREYARAATTAPVRQRLCTIALSKELKLPLPNHKLESLAAHFGVVQQRAHHALDDARVLAEAFRPSLHAAARDNVRLPLLECRPLTEWSDTPAAPRVGYQGPFGATSWRASRKRPACPYPNPGRFEDGKPLKQGMRIAFSGDTSVDRELLEDRAIEAGLHVATSVSRLTSLLVTNDPDSSTSKTVKAKSFGTPVLDEAAFTHLLRDVAAADG; encoded by the coding sequence GTGACCATGCTCGACGACCGTACGACCGCAGAGACGATGTGGCCGACCGCGTACCCACAGGGGTACGCGGTCGTCGACGTGGAGACCACCGGGCTCGCTCGCGACGACCGGATAGTGTCCGCGGCCGTCTACCGGCTCGACGCGCAGGGCAACGTGGAGGACCACTGGTACACGCTGGTCAACCCGCGCAGGGATCCGGGCCCGGTCTGGATCCACGGCCTCACCAGCGCCATGCTCCAGGACGCGCCGCTCTTCGATGACATCGCCGAGGAGTTCGCGGGTCGCCTCGCGGACCGTGTGCTCGTCGCCCACAACGCCATCTTCGACTGGCAGATGATCTCCCGGGAGTACGCGCGGGCCGCCACGACGGCGCCCGTCCGCCAGCGGCTGTGCACCATCGCCCTGTCGAAGGAACTGAAACTGCCGCTGCCCAACCACAAGCTGGAGTCCCTCGCCGCGCACTTCGGCGTGGTCCAGCAGCGCGCCCACCACGCGCTCGACGACGCCCGGGTGCTCGCGGAGGCCTTCCGTCCGTCGCTGCACGCCGCCGCGCGGGACAACGTACGGCTGCCCCTGCTGGAGTGCCGGCCGTTGACGGAGTGGTCGGACACGCCGGCCGCCCCCCGGGTCGGCTACCAGGGGCCGTTCGGCGCGACCAGTTGGCGGGCCTCCCGCAAGCGGCCCGCGTGCCCCTACCCCAACCCGGGTCGGTTCGAGGACGGCAAACCCCTCAAGCAGGGCATGCGGATCGCGTTCTCCGGGGACACCTCCGTGGACCGGGAGCTGCTGGAGGACCGGGCGATCGAGGCCGGCCTGCACGTCGCGACGAGTGTGTCGCGGCTCACGAGCCTGCTCGTCACCAACGACCCCGACTCCTCGACCTCGAAGACCGTCAAGGCGAAGTCCTTCGGCACCCCGGTCCTCGACGAGGCCGCCTTCACCCACCTGCTGCGGGACGTGGCTGCGGCAGACGGGTGA
- a CDS encoding SURF1 family protein, protein MYRFVLTRQWVCLTLIALALVPAMIKLGFWQFHRHEHRVAQNELIARNLYGKPVPVTELTSPGHTVPRADYWRAVTATGTYDAEHEVVVRRRTNNDDKVGFHVITPLVLRDGRVVLVNRGWVAGGDDARAYPPVPAAPKGEITVTGRLKADETSGDSGIRDRKGLPDRQVMLINSTQQAESVGRTVLGGYLELTAPVPANDSPEPVGDPDHDSIGAHMAYAIQWWMFTAGVPVGWVILVRREKRDRAEAAAKASSESVPASA, encoded by the coding sequence GTGTACCGCTTTGTACTGACCCGGCAGTGGGTGTGCCTGACCCTCATCGCCCTCGCCCTCGTCCCGGCGATGATCAAGTTGGGCTTCTGGCAGTTCCACCGCCACGAGCACCGGGTGGCGCAGAACGAGCTGATCGCGAGGAACCTGTACGGGAAGCCGGTGCCCGTCACCGAGCTCACCTCCCCCGGTCACACCGTCCCCCGGGCCGACTACTGGCGCGCGGTCACCGCGACGGGTACGTACGACGCGGAGCACGAGGTCGTGGTCCGCCGGCGGACCAACAACGACGACAAGGTCGGCTTCCACGTCATCACCCCGCTGGTGCTGCGCGACGGCCGGGTCGTCCTGGTCAACCGCGGCTGGGTGGCGGGCGGCGACGACGCGCGCGCCTACCCGCCGGTGCCGGCCGCGCCCAAGGGCGAGATCACGGTCACCGGTCGGCTGAAGGCCGACGAGACGAGCGGCGACAGCGGGATCAGGGACCGCAAGGGGCTGCCGGACCGCCAGGTGATGCTGATCAACAGCACGCAGCAGGCGGAATCCGTGGGCCGGACCGTCCTCGGCGGCTACCTGGAACTCACCGCACCGGTCCCGGCGAACGACAGCCCGGAGCCGGTGGGCGACCCCGACCACGACTCGATCGGCGCGCACATGGCGTACGCGATCCAGTGGTGGATGTTCACGGCCGGAGTGCCGGTGGGGTGGGTGATCCTGGTACGCCGGGAGAAGCGGGACCGCGCGGAGGCGGCGGCCAAGGCCTCCTCGGAATCGGTGCCCGCTTCGGCGTAG
- a CDS encoding amidohydrolase family protein gives MSDTPYEDPYLIISSDCHAGLPTEQYRPYLDSAFHREFDEFLGQRDARREEATRLGVRNEAFAEKWFHDHEEGLKGGWDVGRRLKELDGDGVAAEVVFPDADAVDSQTAAPFGVGLGLSGDQDPALGMAGARAHNRWLAEFVSRNPERHCGVALLPITGEPAEVVAEIHRAKESGLGALMIPSMWVDKAPYHDRRYDPVWAAAAETAMPVVTHSGAAPRHEYGDHLGIYVSEVTWWPSRPLWFLLWSGVFERHPGLRFGIAESGCWWLPNQLWFMDRLYLGAHGGKKLSPFAELTRPPSEYLDRQVFICATNTKRRELAQRYEIGVDNILWGSDFPHPEGTWPHTRTWLKNTFHDIPVDETRRMLGLAAADVFGFDTARLAPIAHRIGPTPTELGQPTDQAAVRASWARSREVGRHWLTGHDFPTLGVS, from the coding sequence GTGAGCGACACCCCGTACGAAGACCCGTACCTGATCATCTCCTCCGACTGCCACGCGGGCCTGCCCACCGAGCAGTACCGCCCCTACCTCGACAGCGCCTTCCACCGCGAGTTCGACGAGTTCCTCGGTCAACGCGACGCGCGCCGCGAGGAGGCCACCCGCCTCGGCGTGCGCAACGAGGCCTTCGCCGAGAAGTGGTTCCACGACCACGAGGAAGGCCTCAAGGGCGGCTGGGACGTGGGCCGACGCCTGAAGGAACTCGACGGCGACGGCGTGGCCGCCGAGGTCGTCTTCCCCGACGCGGACGCCGTCGACAGCCAGACCGCCGCCCCCTTCGGCGTGGGCCTGGGCCTGTCCGGCGACCAGGACCCCGCACTGGGCATGGCGGGCGCGCGGGCGCACAACCGCTGGCTCGCCGAGTTCGTGTCCCGGAACCCCGAACGACACTGCGGCGTCGCCCTGCTGCCCATCACGGGCGAACCCGCCGAGGTGGTCGCGGAGATCCACCGGGCCAAGGAGTCCGGGCTCGGCGCGTTGATGATCCCCTCGATGTGGGTGGACAAGGCGCCCTACCACGACCGCCGCTACGACCCCGTGTGGGCGGCGGCGGCCGAGACCGCGATGCCCGTCGTCACGCACTCGGGGGCCGCGCCCCGCCACGAGTACGGCGACCACCTCGGCATCTACGTCTCCGAGGTCACCTGGTGGCCCTCGCGGCCCCTGTGGTTCCTCCTGTGGTCCGGGGTCTTCGAACGCCACCCCGGCCTGAGGTTCGGCATCGCCGAGTCCGGCTGCTGGTGGCTGCCCAACCAACTGTGGTTCATGGACCGCCTCTACCTCGGCGCGCACGGCGGCAAGAAGCTCTCGCCCTTCGCCGAGCTGACGCGCCCGCCGAGCGAGTACCTGGACCGCCAGGTGTTCATCTGCGCCACGAACACCAAGCGCCGCGAACTCGCCCAGCGTTACGAGATCGGCGTCGACAACATCCTGTGGGGCTCGGACTTCCCGCACCCCGAGGGGACCTGGCCGCACACCCGCACCTGGCTGAAGAACACCTTCCACGACATCCCCGTCGACGAGACCCGCCGCATGCTGGGCCTGGCCGCCGCCGACGTCTTCGGCTTCGACACGGCGCGGCTCGCCCCCATCGCCCACCGGATCGGGCCGACCCCGACGGAGCTCGGCCAGCCCACCGACCAGGCGGCCGTACGTGCCTCCTGGGCCCGCTCGCGGGAGGTGGGCCGGCACTGGCTCACCGGACACGACTTTCCGACGCTGGGGGTCTCGTGA
- a CDS encoding acetoacetate decarboxylase family protein, with translation MARVRYGARTEAEIAASREKSSKLPDIWSTGVVAVWESDPDVVAAVLPPPLKPAERPLVRANISKVDLPGYPLGAGSVAVAARHGGVEGWYPLVMPMTHERALVGGREVFGEPKKLGEVTVERDGLVVRAALARHGIAFVEVRGAVDRALPLPAPATKTDFYFKFLPAVDGSGFDVEPVLVHCTRNEKVRKLEHVTGDVVLRESMFDPVADLPVRRLVEITIGEKTTDQRGRVVERVSAQALLPYVHQRYDDPMQILDGPPEGSV, from the coding sequence ATGGCACGCGTACGGTACGGAGCGCGCACCGAGGCGGAGATCGCGGCGTCGCGCGAGAAGAGCTCGAAGCTCCCGGACATCTGGTCCACCGGGGTGGTGGCGGTCTGGGAGAGCGACCCGGACGTGGTCGCGGCCGTCCTGCCGCCACCGCTCAAGCCCGCCGAGCGGCCCCTCGTACGAGCCAACATCAGCAAGGTCGACCTGCCCGGCTACCCGCTCGGCGCGGGCTCCGTGGCCGTGGCCGCCCGGCACGGCGGCGTCGAGGGCTGGTACCCGCTCGTCATGCCGATGACGCACGAGCGGGCCCTGGTCGGCGGCCGTGAGGTGTTCGGGGAGCCCAAGAAGCTGGGCGAGGTCACCGTCGAGCGGGACGGGCTCGTCGTACGGGCCGCCCTCGCCCGGCACGGGATCGCCTTCGTCGAGGTGCGCGGGGCGGTGGACCGCGCGCTGCCCCTGCCCGCACCCGCCACCAAGACCGACTTCTACTTCAAGTTCCTGCCCGCCGTGGACGGTTCGGGCTTCGACGTCGAGCCCGTCCTCGTGCACTGCACCCGCAACGAGAAGGTCCGCAAACTGGAGCACGTCACCGGTGACGTGGTGTTGCGCGAATCGATGTTCGACCCGGTCGCGGATCTTCCCGTACGCCGTCTCGTGGAGATCACCATCGGGGAGAAGACCACCGACCAGCGGGGCAGGGTCGTCGAGCGGGTCAGCGCCCAAGCCCTGCTCCCGTACGTCCACCAGCGCTACGACGACCCGATGCAGATCCTCGACGGCCCCCCGGAAGGCAGCGTCTGA
- a CDS encoding TetR/AcrR family transcriptional regulator, translated as MARNALTREEVLEAASSLVRQHGPAALTMRKLAAELGTAVTSIYWHVGNRESLLDALVERTVRDMGAILPRTPSGGPGAGRTPADRILSVARTLRRELRERPHLIAMVHERGLTERMFLPAQQALVHEVHAAGLRGARAADAVRAIQFQIVGFLLVERNRERSPVQSPAESELWDPAAAPDDRALARALARPADPERLFLLSVRALVSALLSPPPRPAPARTARGG; from the coding sequence ATGGCCCGAAACGCGCTGACCCGCGAGGAGGTGTTGGAGGCGGCCTCGTCGCTGGTCAGGCAGCACGGCCCGGCGGCACTCACCATGCGCAAACTCGCCGCCGAACTGGGCACGGCGGTCACCTCCATCTACTGGCACGTCGGCAACCGCGAATCGCTGCTCGACGCCCTCGTGGAGCGGACCGTCCGGGACATGGGCGCGATCCTGCCCCGCACCCCGTCCGGCGGGCCCGGCGCGGGCCGCACCCCGGCCGACCGGATCCTCTCCGTGGCCCGGACCCTGCGCCGGGAACTGCGCGAACGCCCCCACCTGATCGCGATGGTCCACGAACGAGGTCTCACCGAGCGGATGTTCCTGCCCGCCCAACAGGCCCTGGTCCACGAGGTACACGCCGCCGGACTGCGCGGGGCACGGGCCGCCGACGCGGTCCGCGCGATCCAGTTCCAGATCGTCGGCTTCCTGCTGGTCGAGCGCAACCGCGAGCGCTCGCCCGTCCAATCCCCCGCCGAGAGCGAGCTCTGGGACCCCGCCGCGGCCCCCGACGACCGGGCGCTCGCCCGGGCCCTGGCCCGCCCGGCCGACCCGGAACGGCTGTTCCTGCTCTCGGTACGGGCACTCGTGAGCGCCCTCCTGTCCCCGCCGCCGCGACCCGCGCCGGCTCGAACGGCTCGCGGCGGGTGA
- a CDS encoding SDR family oxidoreductase — translation MDLGLKDRVYVVTGATRGLGFASARELTADGAKVVLTGRDAGRAADAAASLGPNAVGVAADNADPAAAARLVAEARERFGRLDGILISVGGPAPGTAADNTDEQWAAAFESVFLGAVRLARAAAAELGEGGVIGFVLSGSVHEPIPGLTISNGLRPGLAGFAKSLSVELGPRGIRVIGLLPARIDTDRVRELDALSGDADAARVANESRIPLRRYGTPEEFGRTAAFLLSPAASYLTGVMLPIDGGFRHGF, via the coding sequence ATGGATCTTGGACTGAAGGACCGTGTCTACGTCGTCACCGGAGCCACCCGCGGGCTGGGCTTCGCCTCCGCGCGCGAGCTGACGGCCGACGGCGCGAAAGTCGTACTGACCGGCCGCGACGCCGGGCGCGCGGCGGACGCCGCCGCCTCCCTGGGCCCGAACGCGGTGGGAGTGGCGGCGGACAACGCCGATCCCGCGGCGGCCGCCCGCCTCGTCGCCGAGGCCCGGGAACGCTTCGGGCGCCTCGACGGCATCCTGATCAGCGTCGGCGGCCCGGCCCCGGGCACGGCCGCGGACAACACCGACGAACAGTGGGCCGCCGCCTTCGAGTCGGTCTTCCTGGGCGCGGTCCGACTCGCGCGCGCCGCGGCGGCCGAGCTGGGCGAGGGCGGCGTCATCGGGTTCGTGCTGTCGGGCTCGGTGCACGAGCCGATCCCCGGGCTGACGATCTCGAACGGACTGCGGCCGGGACTGGCCGGCTTCGCGAAGTCCCTGTCGGTGGAGTTGGGCCCGCGCGGGATCCGGGTGATCGGGCTGCTGCCGGCCCGGATCGACACGGACCGGGTACGGGAGCTGGACGCCCTGTCCGGCGACGCGGACGCCGCCAGGGTGGCGAACGAGTCGCGCATCCCGCTGCGGCGTTACGGCACCCCGGAGGAGTTCGGTCGCACGGCGGCCTTCCTGCTGTCCCCGGCGGCCTCGTACCTGACGGGCGTCATGCTGCCGATCGACGGAGGCTTCCGCCACGGCTTCTGA
- a CDS encoding amidohydrolase family protein: MTTPAEDRYTVVSADCHAGADLLDYKPYLEKRHHDEFDAWAASYVNPYEDLLADTADRNWNSRRRLAELEADGIVAEVLFPNTIPPFFPSAALMAPAPTREEFTLRWAGLRAHNRWLADFCDDAPGRRAGVTQILLNDVDEAVKEIRRTRDAGLTGGILLPGAPPGSGVPELYSAAYDPIWAVCDELEVPVNHHGGSASPPLGDEPAARAVFMVETTWFSHRALWHLIFGGAFRRHPGLRLVLTEQGSGWIPGVMEMLDYYHGRLVAASATAEAKFGAGLARSMGKGPSEVWRDNCFVGASFMRPHEVPLRHRIGLDKIMWGSDYPHDEGTTPFSREGLRIAYAGLPREEVAAMVGGNAARVYGFDLARLDTVAATCGPLVSEIAEPLTEIPPAATSPAFARGGSVRVW; encoded by the coding sequence GTGACGACGCCGGCCGAGGACCGCTACACCGTCGTCTCGGCGGACTGCCACGCGGGCGCCGACCTGCTGGACTACAAGCCGTACCTGGAGAAGCGCCACCACGACGAGTTCGACGCCTGGGCGGCCTCGTACGTGAACCCGTACGAGGACCTCCTCGCGGACACCGCCGACCGGAACTGGAACTCCCGGCGCCGACTGGCGGAACTCGAAGCCGACGGCATCGTCGCGGAAGTCCTCTTCCCGAACACGATCCCGCCCTTCTTCCCGTCCGCCGCCCTGATGGCCCCGGCGCCCACCCGCGAGGAGTTCACCCTGCGCTGGGCGGGCCTGCGGGCCCACAACCGGTGGCTGGCCGACTTCTGCGACGACGCCCCGGGACGCCGCGCCGGTGTCACCCAGATCCTGCTGAACGACGTCGACGAGGCGGTGAAGGAGATCCGCCGCACCCGCGACGCCGGCCTGACCGGCGGGATCCTCCTGCCGGGCGCGCCCCCGGGCAGCGGCGTCCCCGAGCTGTACTCCGCCGCCTACGACCCCATCTGGGCGGTGTGCGACGAGCTGGAGGTCCCGGTCAACCACCACGGCGGCTCGGCCTCGCCCCCGCTGGGGGACGAGCCGGCGGCCCGGGCGGTCTTCATGGTGGAGACCACCTGGTTCTCCCACCGCGCCCTGTGGCACCTGATCTTCGGCGGCGCCTTCCGCCGGCACCCGGGCCTCCGGCTCGTCCTGACGGAACAGGGCTCCGGCTGGATCCCCGGCGTGATGGAGATGCTCGACTACTACCACGGCCGTCTGGTCGCCGCCTCGGCCACCGCGGAGGCCAAGTTCGGCGCGGGTCTGGCCCGGTCCATGGGCAAGGGGCCGAGCGAGGTGTGGCGGGACAACTGCTTCGTGGGGGCCAGCTTCATGCGCCCCCACGAGGTCCCGCTGCGCCACCGGATCGGCCTCGACAAGATCATGTGGGGTTCCGACTACCCCCACGACGAGGGCACCACGCCGTTCTCCCGCGAAGGCCTCCGCATCGCCTACGCGGGCCTGCCCCGCGAGGAGGTGGCCGCCATGGTCGGCGGGAACGCGGCCCGCGTCTACGGCTTCGACCTCGCCCGGCTGGACACGGTCGCGGCCACGTGCGGCCCGCTGGTCTCGGAGATCGCCGAGCCGCTGACGGAGATCCCCCCGGCCGCCACCAGCCCGGCCTTCGCCCGAGGGGGCTCGGTGCGGGTCTGGTAG